In Atribacterota bacterium, the DNA window CCTGGATAAACTGATAGCTGGTTAAGTAGGATGCAAGCATCTTAACCTCCTGGTCTATAACCGGTACTTGTATCCTCTCATGAGGAATCAGAATCTGATAGCGCCAGATGGTATGGGCATCGATATTTTATTTTTCTTATTTTGATATAATATAATTTGATAGTGTATATTTCGTTAAGTCCGCCGTATAATTATAGATTAGATTTAATCTTTTGACAATTGAGTCTGGACTATTTTAATGAATTTTCGAACCAGATTCGCAATCTAAATTTGAGGCATAGAAGCTAATAAATATTGAAGATGATTTTTATAATGAGAATACAAATATGAACAGAGGTGTACTAAAATGACTGATATCTTAAATGAAATACAAAATCTAAATCCTTTTATTTTTGCTTTAATAATATTCATTTTTAGAATTATTGATGTTTCACTGGGGACTTTTCGTGTTCAGATGATTGTTAGTCGGAAAAAATTATTAGCTGCAGTTGTAGGTTTTATAGAAGTATTTATTTTCATCTTCATTATATCCAAAGTCATTCAGGATATAGGCAATTGGATGAATGTCCTGGCCTACTGTGGAGGTTTTGCTGCCGGAAATATCATGGGCATTACTATTACTGAGAAGACTTCGCAGGAGATGATTTCGGTGGGAATAATCTCCAAAAAACATTGGCCAGAAATTGAACAGCGTCTTCGCGAAGAAGGATTTGGGGTTACCCGCAATCTTGGCTATGGATTGCAAGGAGAATTACAGGTTTTACGGATTATAACCCAGCGCAGCTTATTTCCCAAGATTCGTGATGTAGCTCTGGAATATGATCCCAAGGCTTTTATCACTTCTTATCTTATTGTGGGTAGAT includes these proteins:
- a CDS encoding DUF5698 domain-containing protein, whose amino-acid sequence is MTDILNEIQNLNPFIFALIIFIFRIIDVSLGTFRVQMIVSRKKLLAAVVGFIEVFIFIFIISKVIQDIGNWMNVLAYCGGFAAGNIMGITITEKTSQEMISVGIISKKHWPEIEQRLREEGFGVTRNLGYGLQGELQVLRIITQRSLFPKIRDVALEYDPKAFITSYLIVGRSGGYIYNVKSKI